The sequence ATTGAAAAAATAAAAAATGAAAAAAGAGAAAAAAAATAAAAAAATAGAAATTTCTAAGCTAAACAATAAGTTACATATTTCTTTACTCCAAGTGCTAAATCAAGTAGCATTTTATGATCTGATTCTGATATTTTTCCATCTGAATTTAGATCAATACAACAAATATTTGTTGTAGTTATAAATCTTCCGGAAAGAACATTTTCCATTATTACCGAATCAGATATATCAATTTTTCCATCTGAATTTAAATCTCCGATTCGCTGTCCTTTATAACAACTAACAACTTTAGTATC is a genomic window of Candidatus Pacearchaeota archaeon containing:
- a CDS encoding dockerin type I domain-containing protein, coding for MEKNNLNILAIILIVIVVSVAVTLITNKITGNVIRVNANTLGKYEVYTKEEIDNMISPVKLTIGDLIKYVDTLYIWRNDTKVVSCYKGQRIGDLNSDGKIDISDSVIMENVLSGRFITTTNICCIDLNSDGKISESDHKMLLDLALGVKKYVTYCLA